One Streptomyces lincolnensis genomic region harbors:
- a CDS encoding LysR family transcriptional regulator — MIEARRLHILRAVADHRTVTAAAAALYLTPSAVSQQLTALEQETGHRLVERGAKGVRLTPAGEILLSHTNAVLAQLERAEAELAAYGSGAAGTVTVASFATGIALVVAPAVASLARSAPGIRIRVQDAEGDASLPMVLDRLVDVAVAVEYRGAPPADDPRLAHVPLYAEPFDAVVPVSHRLAGADVVPLGELAKDPWIGPYPGNPCHDVVVLACESAGFQPRLEHSSDDFRAVVALASADVGVALVPRTALRGMDLTGVVVRPVDGVAPTRRVFAAVRRGAEQHPLIRPVLDALEDVARM, encoded by the coding sequence ATGATCGAAGCGCGCCGGCTCCACATCCTCCGTGCGGTGGCCGACCACCGCACGGTGACGGCGGCTGCCGCCGCGCTGTACCTCACCCCGTCCGCGGTCTCCCAGCAGCTGACGGCCCTGGAGCAGGAGACCGGCCACCGCCTGGTCGAACGCGGTGCGAAGGGCGTACGGCTGACTCCGGCCGGCGAGATCCTGCTCAGTCACACCAACGCGGTCCTGGCCCAGCTGGAGCGGGCCGAGGCGGAACTCGCCGCCTACGGCTCCGGGGCCGCCGGCACGGTCACCGTCGCCTCCTTCGCCACCGGCATCGCCCTGGTCGTCGCCCCCGCCGTGGCGAGCCTCGCCCGGTCGGCACCCGGCATCCGCATCCGCGTCCAGGACGCCGAGGGCGACGCCAGCCTGCCGATGGTGCTGGACCGGCTGGTGGATGTCGCGGTCGCCGTCGAGTACCGCGGGGCCCCGCCCGCCGACGACCCGCGCCTGGCGCACGTCCCGCTGTACGCCGAGCCCTTCGACGCGGTCGTACCCGTGAGCCACCGGCTGGCCGGCGCGGACGTGGTGCCCCTGGGTGAGCTGGCCAAGGACCCGTGGATCGGCCCCTACCCCGGCAACCCCTGCCATGACGTGGTGGTCCTGGCCTGCGAGAGCGCGGGCTTCCAGCCCCGTCTGGAGCATTCCTCGGACGACTTCCGCGCGGTGGTGGCGCTGGCCTCCGCCGACGTGGGGGTGGCCCTCGTGCCCCGCACGGCGCTGCGCGGCATGGACCTCACGGGGGTGGTCGTCCGTCCCGTCGACGGCGTAGCGCCCACTCGCCGGGTCTTCGCGGCGGTGCGCCGGGGAGCGGAGCAGCATCCGCTGATCCGCCCGGTGTTGGACGCGCTGGAGGACGTGGCCCGGATGTGA
- the tdh gene encoding L-threonine 3-dehydrogenase: MKALVKEKAEPGLWLADVPEPAVGPGDVLIKVLRTGICGTDLHIRSWDGWARQAIRTPLVLGHEFVGEVVETGRDVGDIAVGDRVSGEGHLVCGKCRNCLAGRRHLCRATVGLGVGRDGAFAEYVALPAANVWVHRVPVDLDVAAIFDPFGNAVHTALSFPLVGEDVLITGAGPIGLMAAAVARHAGARHVVITDVSEERLDLARKIGVSLALNVAESTVAEGQRSLGLREGFDVGLEMSGNPVAMRDMIANMTHGGRIAMLGLPAEEFPVDWSRIVTSMITIKGIYGREMFETWYAMSVLLEGGLDLAPVITGRYGYRDHEAAFADAASGRGGKVILDWTS, from the coding sequence TTGAAGGCGTTGGTCAAGGAGAAGGCGGAGCCCGGGCTGTGGCTCGCGGACGTCCCGGAGCCGGCCGTCGGACCCGGCGACGTACTGATCAAGGTGCTGCGTACCGGCATCTGCGGCACCGATCTGCACATCCGGTCCTGGGACGGCTGGGCGCGGCAGGCCATCCGTACGCCGCTGGTGCTCGGGCACGAGTTCGTCGGCGAGGTCGTGGAGACCGGCCGGGACGTGGGGGACATCGCCGTCGGCGACCGGGTCAGCGGGGAGGGCCATCTGGTGTGCGGCAAGTGCCGCAACTGCCTCGCCGGGCGCCGCCACCTGTGCCGGGCCACGGTCGGGCTCGGTGTCGGCCGGGACGGGGCGTTCGCCGAGTACGTGGCGCTGCCCGCCGCCAACGTCTGGGTGCACCGGGTCCCCGTCGACCTCGACGTCGCCGCCATCTTCGACCCGTTCGGCAACGCCGTGCACACCGCCCTGTCCTTCCCGCTGGTCGGCGAGGACGTACTGATCACCGGGGCCGGGCCGATCGGCCTGATGGCGGCCGCGGTGGCCCGGCACGCGGGCGCCCGCCATGTCGTGATCACCGATGTCAGCGAGGAGCGCCTGGACCTGGCCCGCAAGATCGGCGTCAGCCTCGCCCTGAACGTCGCGGAGTCCACCGTCGCCGAGGGCCAGCGCTCGCTCGGTCTGCGCGAGGGCTTCGACGTCGGCCTGGAGATGTCCGGCAACCCCGTCGCGATGCGCGACATGATCGCCAACATGACCCACGGCGGCCGGATCGCCATGCTCGGCCTGCCCGCCGAGGAGTTCCCGGTCGACTGGTCCCGGATCGTCACCTCGATGATCACCATCAAGGGCATCTACGGCCGCGAGATGTTCGAGACCTGGTACGCGATGTCGGTGCTCCTGGAGGGTGGCCTCGACCTCGCCCCCGTGATCACCGGCCGCTACGGCTACCGCGACCACGAGGCGGCGTTCGCCGACGCGGCGAGCGGCCGCGGCGGCAAGGTCATCCTCGACTGGACCAGCTGA
- a CDS encoding GTP-binding protein, with translation MDYDDSSDPFPTALKILVAGGFGVGKTTFVGAVSEIQPLSTEELLTTVSAATDSLDGIENKIETTVAMDFGRITLDQEHVLYLFGTPGQERFWFMWDELSEGALGAVILADTRRLEDCFAAVDFFEQRGLGFIVAINEFDGSYRYDPEEVRGAIDLAPEIPIVRCDARISSSGVQTLLTLVRHLIAHSPEPAPSHGAHM, from the coding sequence ATGGACTACGACGACAGCTCTGACCCCTTCCCCACCGCACTGAAGATCCTGGTGGCGGGAGGGTTCGGGGTAGGCAAGACGACCTTCGTGGGCGCGGTCAGCGAGATCCAGCCCCTCAGCACGGAGGAGCTGCTCACCACCGTCAGCGCCGCGACCGACAGTCTCGACGGGATCGAGAACAAGATCGAGACGACCGTGGCCATGGACTTCGGTCGCATCACCCTCGACCAGGAACACGTGCTGTACCTGTTCGGCACCCCCGGACAGGAACGGTTCTGGTTCATGTGGGACGAGCTCTCCGAGGGTGCCCTCGGAGCGGTCATCCTCGCCGACACCCGACGTCTGGAGGACTGCTTCGCCGCCGTCGACTTCTTCGAACAGCGCGGTCTCGGCTTCATCGTCGCGATCAACGAGTTCGACGGCTCGTACCGCTACGACCCGGAGGAGGTCCGCGGCGCCATCGACCTCGCCCCGGAGATCCCCATCGTCCGCTGCGACGCCCGGATCTCCAGCTCCGGCGTCCAGACCCTGCTGACCCTCGTACGGCACCTCATCGCCCACAGCCCGGAGCCCGCGCCGAGCCATGGCGCCCACATGTGA
- a CDS encoding GNAT family N-acetyltransferase, with protein MDGARLTASVDELADLLIDTVASGASIGFLAPLDRAQAVAWWRERAAAVAAGRLAVWTGRIEGRTVGTVSVSFPDKPNSRHRAELVKLMVHRDARGQGLGRALLTAAERAAAEAGITLLHLDTETDSPAERLYRSAGWTRAGLIPDYAADPAGVLRPTTLYYKRVGATAEEPVENALTR; from the coding sequence ATGGACGGGGCTCGACTGACGGCGAGCGTGGACGAGTTGGCCGACCTGCTGATCGACACGGTCGCCTCGGGCGCCTCGATCGGATTCCTCGCGCCGCTCGACCGCGCGCAGGCCGTCGCCTGGTGGAGAGAACGCGCCGCCGCGGTGGCCGCCGGCCGGCTCGCCGTGTGGACGGGGCGTATCGAGGGCCGGACCGTCGGTACCGTCAGCGTCTCCTTCCCCGACAAACCCAACAGCCGCCATCGCGCCGAACTGGTCAAGCTGATGGTGCACCGGGACGCGCGGGGCCAGGGGCTCGGGCGCGCCCTCCTGACCGCTGCCGAGCGGGCGGCCGCCGAGGCCGGAATCACCCTCCTCCACCTGGACACCGAGACCGACAGCCCCGCCGAACGCCTCTACCGCTCGGCCGGCTGGACCCGGGCCGGACTGATCCCCGACTACGCGGCGGACCCGGCCGGGGTGCTGCGGCCCACGACGCTCTACTACAAGCGGGTCGGGGCGACCGCGGAAGAACCGGTGGAAAACGCTCTCACCAGGTGA
- a CDS encoding GAF domain-containing protein: protein MSYDLPRPAGRLLLTPEDKEAPARTRRLSLLGLGEHPEPALDAFAARLAESAGAPYAMVTFIGEHRQFFAGLRVPEAGPPTDSGKRAPRLGRELARDHGFCPHVVARRKALVLEDVRDYPRFAGNPIVDEFGIRSYLGAPLIDSTGMVLGTVCVADAEPRMWGKPGLETIKASAAELVARLERREADGLPVL from the coding sequence ATGAGCTACGACCTGCCCCGCCCGGCCGGTCGTCTGCTGCTCACCCCCGAGGACAAGGAGGCCCCCGCCCGAACCCGGCGGCTCAGCCTGCTCGGCCTCGGAGAGCACCCGGAGCCCGCCCTCGACGCCTTCGCGGCCCGACTCGCCGAGTCCGCCGGGGCGCCGTACGCCATGGTGACCTTCATCGGCGAGCACCGGCAGTTCTTCGCGGGGCTGCGCGTCCCGGAGGCCGGCCCGCCGACGGACTCCGGGAAGCGCGCACCGCGGCTGGGCCGCGAGCTGGCACGCGACCACGGGTTCTGCCCCCATGTCGTCGCGCGGCGCAAGGCGTTGGTGCTGGAGGACGTCCGGGACTATCCGCGGTTCGCGGGCAACCCGATCGTGGACGAGTTCGGCATCCGGTCCTACCTGGGCGCCCCGCTGATCGACTCCACGGGCATGGTCCTCGGCACGGTGTGCGTCGCCGACGCCGAGCCGCGGATGTGGGGGAAACCGGGCCTGGAGACCATCAAGGCGTCCGCGGCGGAACTGGTGGCCCGGCTTGAGCGACGGGAGGCCGACGGGCTCCCGGTGCTGTGA
- a CDS encoding MmcQ/YjbR family DNA-binding protein, which yields MPDAEDVRRVALSLPDTTEKIAWNMPTFRVAGKMFATLPEDETSIAVRCPKEERDELVLAEPRKFWIADHEAQFAWVRARLSALEDEDELRDILADSWRQAAPPRLLDAHPGLGAPAAD from the coding sequence ATGCCGGACGCCGAAGACGTACGCCGTGTCGCCCTGTCCCTGCCGGACACGACGGAGAAGATCGCCTGGAACATGCCCACGTTCCGGGTCGCGGGGAAGATGTTCGCCACGCTGCCCGAGGACGAGACGTCCATCGCCGTGCGCTGCCCCAAGGAGGAGCGCGACGAACTGGTGCTGGCCGAGCCGCGCAAGTTCTGGATCGCCGACCACGAGGCGCAGTTCGCGTGGGTCCGGGCCCGGCTGTCCGCGCTGGAGGACGAGGACGAGCTGCGGGACATCCTCGCCGACTCCTGGCGCCAGGCGGCCCCACCGCGACTCCTCGACGCGCACCCCGGGCTGGGCGCGCCGGCCGCGGACTGA
- a CDS encoding helix-turn-helix domain-containing protein produces MKQDLAEGGAAAAPDPVDTRLGARLAELRAEHGWSLGELAERSGISKSTLSRAERAEISLTASLLNRLCHVHGRTMSQLLSEVEDEPAPLVPAADQQVWEDRASGFVRRSVSPPHPGLRGELVEGRLAAGADIAYDRPPVPGLEQHLWVLAGALDVTAQGVEHHLGTGDCLRMRVWGPTRFRCAGEGATRYVLAVVRP; encoded by the coding sequence GTGAAACAAGACCTTGCGGAGGGCGGTGCGGCGGCCGCTCCGGACCCCGTCGACACCCGCCTGGGTGCCCGACTCGCCGAACTCCGGGCCGAACACGGCTGGTCCCTGGGCGAGTTGGCGGAACGCAGCGGGATCAGCAAGTCCACGCTGTCCCGGGCCGAGCGGGCCGAGATCAGCCTCACCGCCTCACTCCTGAACCGGCTGTGCCATGTCCACGGCCGGACGATGTCCCAGCTGCTCAGCGAGGTCGAGGACGAACCGGCGCCGCTGGTGCCGGCTGCCGATCAGCAGGTGTGGGAGGACCGGGCCTCCGGATTCGTACGGCGGTCCGTGTCGCCGCCGCATCCGGGGCTGCGCGGTGAACTGGTCGAGGGCAGGCTCGCCGCAGGCGCCGACATCGCCTACGACCGGCCGCCCGTGCCCGGTCTTGAGCAGCACCTCTGGGTGCTGGCCGGGGCCCTCGACGTGACGGCACAGGGTGTCGAGCACCATCTCGGCACCGGGGACTGTCTGCGGATGCGGGTGTGGGGCCCGACGCGCTTCCGGTGCGCGGGCGAGGGAGCGACGCGCTACGTGCTGGCGGTGGTGCGGCCGTGA
- a CDS encoding roadblock/LC7 domain-containing protein: MASEAPTGHVSDLDWLMSGLVQRVPHTTSAVLLSCDGLVKSVHGLDPDSADHMAALASGLYSLGRSAGVRFGDGGDVRQVVVELDSTLLFVTTAGSGTCLAVLAGREADAAVLGYEMAMLVKSVRPYLVTAPRQHAAEPTAMRP; the protein is encoded by the coding sequence ATGGCGAGCGAAGCGCCGACCGGCCATGTATCCGATCTCGACTGGCTGATGAGCGGCCTCGTGCAGCGCGTACCGCACACGACCAGTGCGGTCCTCCTCTCCTGCGACGGGCTCGTGAAGTCGGTCCACGGCCTCGACCCCGACAGCGCCGACCACATGGCCGCCCTGGCCTCCGGCCTCTACTCCCTGGGTCGCAGCGCGGGCGTCCGCTTCGGCGACGGCGGGGACGTCCGCCAGGTCGTCGTGGAACTCGACTCGACCCTGCTGTTCGTGACCACGGCCGGCTCCGGCACCTGTCTCGCCGTCCTGGCCGGCCGGGAGGCCGACGCGGCGGTGCTCGGATACGAGATGGCGATGCTGGTCAAGAGCGTCCGTCCCTATCTGGTGACCGCCCCCCGGCAGCACGCCGCGGAACCCACGGCGATGAGGCCTTGA
- a CDS encoding glycine C-acetyltransferase: MFDSVRDDLRTTLDEIRAAGLHKPERVIDTPQSATVRVAAGGRPGEVLNFCANNYLGLADHPEVIAAAHAALDRWGYGMASVRFICGTQAVHKELEARLSAFLGQEDTILYSSCFDANGGVFETLLGPEDAVISDALNHASIIDGIRLSKARRFRYANRDMADLERQLKDASGARRRLIVTDGVFSMDGYLAPLDEICDLADRYDAMVMVDDSHAVGFVGPGGRGTPELHGVMDRVDIITGTLGKALGGASGGYVAARAEIVALLRQRSRPYLFSNTLAPVIAAASLKVLDLLESADDLRVRLAENAALFRRRMTEEGFEILPGDHAIAPVMIGDAAKAGRLAELLLERGVYVIGFSYPVVPQGQARIRVQLSAAHSTDDVHRAVDAFVAARAELEA, translated from the coding sequence ATGTTCGACTCCGTGCGCGACGACCTCCGCACCACCCTCGACGAGATCCGCGCCGCCGGTCTGCACAAGCCCGAGCGGGTGATCGACACCCCGCAGTCCGCGACCGTCCGCGTCGCCGCGGGCGGCCGGCCCGGCGAGGTGCTCAACTTCTGCGCCAACAACTACCTCGGCCTCGCCGACCACCCCGAGGTGATCGCCGCCGCCCACGCGGCCCTGGACCGCTGGGGCTACGGCATGGCCTCCGTCCGCTTCATCTGCGGCACGCAGGCGGTGCACAAGGAACTGGAGGCCCGCCTCTCGGCGTTCCTCGGCCAGGAGGACACGATCCTCTACTCCTCCTGCTTCGACGCCAACGGCGGAGTGTTCGAGACTCTCCTCGGCCCCGAGGACGCGGTGATCTCCGACGCGCTGAACCACGCGTCGATCATCGACGGCATCCGGCTGTCCAAGGCCCGCCGTTTCCGGTACGCCAACCGCGACATGGCCGACCTGGAACGCCAGTTGAAGGACGCCTCGGGCGCCCGCCGCCGGCTGATCGTCACCGACGGCGTCTTCTCCATGGACGGTTACCTGGCCCCCCTCGACGAGATCTGCGACCTCGCCGACCGCTACGACGCCATGGTCATGGTCGACGACTCCCACGCCGTCGGTTTCGTCGGCCCCGGCGGCCGCGGCACCCCCGAACTGCACGGTGTGATGGACCGCGTCGACATCATCACCGGCACCCTCGGCAAGGCGCTCGGCGGTGCCTCCGGCGGGTACGTCGCCGCGCGTGCCGAGATCGTCGCCCTGCTGCGCCAGCGCTCCCGGCCGTACCTCTTCTCCAACACCCTCGCCCCGGTGATCGCCGCGGCCTCGCTGAAGGTGCTGGACCTGCTGGAGTCGGCGGACGACCTGCGGGTGCGGCTCGCCGAGAACGCCGCGCTGTTCCGCCGCCGTATGACGGAGGAGGGCTTCGAGATCCTGCCCGGCGACCACGCCATCGCGCCGGTGATGATCGGCGACGCGGCGAAGGCGGGCCGGCTGGCGGAACTGCTGCTGGAGCGGGGCGTGTACGTGATCGGCTTCTCGTACCCGGTCGTGCCGCAGGGACAGGCCCGGATCCGCGTCCAGCTGTCCGCCGCGCACTCCACCGACGATGTCCATCGCGCCGTGGACGCCTTCGTGGCGGCGCGGGCGGAACTGGAGGCCTGA
- a CDS encoding GOLPH3/VPS74 family protein codes for MTTARDLAIVALDAAAGRSVEQGDLSLALAGAEVFDLMEAGALVLDGDRIRPGAPAPTGDRLLDEAAAALVRQEPYESVEDWLWRRGRGLSTAYADDLERVGLTARPRGRRIPLRAGRTVPVDSEARRRAEDRWASDEPVLAALAAAVGLREEPAEEPAEEPDALTADPATTVLATVGDAVLELEAVRQRRTIENAAFDNIWRGY; via the coding sequence ATGACCACCGCACGGGACCTCGCGATCGTCGCCCTGGACGCGGCAGCCGGCCGTTCCGTGGAGCAGGGCGATCTGTCGCTCGCGCTCGCCGGGGCCGAGGTGTTCGACCTCATGGAGGCCGGGGCCCTCGTCCTGGACGGCGACCGCATCCGCCCCGGCGCCCCGGCGCCCACGGGCGACCGCCTGCTGGACGAGGCCGCCGCGGCACTCGTACGACAGGAACCGTACGAGTCGGTCGAGGACTGGCTGTGGCGCCGGGGCCGCGGGCTCTCGACGGCCTACGCGGACGACCTGGAGCGGGTGGGGCTGACGGCCCGGCCGCGCGGCCGCCGGATTCCGCTGCGGGCCGGGCGGACGGTGCCGGTCGACTCGGAGGCCCGGCGCCGGGCCGAGGACCGCTGGGCCTCGGACGAACCCGTCCTGGCCGCCCTGGCCGCCGCCGTCGGCCTCCGCGAGGAACCGGCCGAGGAGCCCGCCGAGGAACCGGACGCCCTCACCGCCGACCCGGCCACGACGGTCCTGGCCACGGTCGGCGACGCGGTGCTCGAACTGGAGGCCGTACGGCAGCGACGGACGATCGAGAACGCCGCGTTCGACAACATCTGGCGCGGCTACTGA
- a CDS encoding DUF742 domain-containing protein translates to MAAAGDGPWLDDAAGRLVRPFTVSNGRTRPSVALDLLSHVMATGATPLGYLGPEHAQALDLCRAPVSVAEVAAQLKLPAVVTKVLLSDLVDCGALTTKPPEFTHNPTDRALLEAVLDGLRRQL, encoded by the coding sequence GTGGCGGCGGCCGGCGACGGGCCCTGGCTCGACGACGCGGCCGGACGACTGGTGCGGCCCTTCACGGTCAGCAACGGGCGCACCCGGCCGTCCGTGGCACTCGACCTCCTGTCGCACGTGATGGCCACCGGCGCCACCCCCCTCGGCTACCTCGGCCCCGAGCACGCGCAGGCACTCGACCTGTGCCGCGCACCCGTCTCGGTCGCCGAGGTGGCCGCCCAACTGAAGCTGCCGGCGGTGGTCACCAAGGTGCTGCTGTCGGACCTCGTCGACTGCGGGGCGCTCACCACCAAGCCCCCGGAGTTCACCCACAACCCGACAGACCGGGCCCTTCTGGAGGCAGTGCTCGATGGACTACGACGACAGCTCTGA